One Halobacterium sp. DL1 DNA window includes the following coding sequences:
- a CDS encoding epimerase: protein MTVTPHSVVTGGAGFVGSHLVDSLLADGHRVTSLDNFGSGRPQNLEHIDSARFDSVDHDVREPFPDLGDVDYVFHFASRASPKDFESHAVEIALTNSQGTHNALSYAREHDARAILASTSEIYGDPEVHPQTEEYNGNVNVRGPRAPYDESKRFSEALAVAFRQQYDIDIRTVRIFNTYGPRMRPDDGRVIPNFLSQALRGDELTVYGDGTQTRSFCYVDDLVRGIRAFADADPSVASGKVINLGNTEEIEIRELADVVVDVLDADSGIVFEDLPQDDPQVRRPDISRAKQLLEWEPTVSLERGIGQTVPDFEENLGVDTN from the coding sequence ATGACTGTTACTCCTCACTCTGTCGTCACTGGTGGTGCCGGTTTCGTCGGTAGTCACCTGGTCGATTCTCTGCTCGCAGACGGCCACCGGGTAACCTCTCTCGACAATTTTGGAAGTGGTCGACCACAGAACTTGGAGCACATCGACTCCGCGCGCTTCGATTCGGTGGACCACGACGTCCGGGAGCCGTTTCCTGACCTCGGAGACGTGGATTACGTGTTCCACTTCGCATCTCGCGCGAGTCCGAAAGACTTCGAGTCCCACGCCGTCGAAATCGCCTTGACAAACAGCCAGGGCACTCACAATGCGCTCTCCTATGCCCGGGAGCACGATGCCCGCGCCATCCTCGCCTCAACGAGTGAGATCTACGGCGATCCAGAGGTACATCCCCAGACTGAGGAGTACAACGGCAACGTGAACGTTCGCGGCCCTCGAGCACCGTACGACGAGAGCAAGCGATTCTCTGAGGCACTCGCCGTCGCATTCAGACAGCAGTACGATATCGATATCAGAACAGTCAGAATCTTCAACACGTACGGGCCGCGAATGCGACCAGACGACGGCCGAGTGATTCCGAACTTCCTCTCCCAGGCACTACGTGGCGACGAACTGACAGTGTATGGGGACGGTACACAGACGCGGAGCTTCTGCTACGTCGACGATCTCGTGCGGGGAATCCGCGCCTTCGCCGACGCAGACCCGTCCGTGGCATCCGGCAAAGTAATCAACCTCGGGAACACCGAGGAGATCGAAATCAGGGAGTTGGCGGACGTCGTCGTCGACGTGCTGGACGCAGACAGTGGCATCGTCTTTGAAGACCTTCCGCAAGACGATCCGCAGGTACGCCGGCCGGACATCAGTCGGGCGAAACAACTCCTCGAATGGGAGCCGACCGTCTCACTTGAGCGGGGTATCGGGCAAACAGTACCCGATTTCGAAGAAAATCTCGGCGTCGATACCAACTGA
- a CDS encoding dTDP-glucose pyrophosphorylase, whose product MKAIIPAAGQGTRLYPQTHTKPKAMVRLAGKPILGHILSNLTETRIDEAVIVVGGPMKDQIVRYAKQSFGDEFEFWFVEQESAEGLGHSIHQTESVARGDSLLIVLGDMLFEKGYNTFLAAHEELGSSDASLGVKTVEEPQHYGVAELEDDRRVERLVEKPDEPESNYAISGVYVVENSPLLFDALAHLVENNIRGAGDEYQLTDALQRMIDQNARIDIFEVEDWYDCGRPETLLEANRVLLSKLDTNGSSAIDSAVVVPPVDFGDNISVEESVVGPHVSVDDGASITNSVIRDSIVGQNATLENVNLEQSIVGDGATVRGEANHLNVGDNSTINL is encoded by the coding sequence ATGAAGGCTATCATCCCCGCTGCAGGACAGGGGACGCGTCTGTATCCGCAGACGCACACGAAGCCGAAGGCGATGGTCCGATTGGCTGGTAAACCCATACTGGGCCACATTCTTTCGAACTTGACCGAGACGCGAATCGATGAAGCCGTTATCGTCGTTGGTGGTCCGATGAAAGACCAGATTGTACGATATGCGAAGCAGTCCTTCGGTGACGAGTTCGAGTTTTGGTTCGTCGAGCAGGAGAGCGCCGAGGGACTCGGCCACAGTATTCACCAGACTGAGAGCGTTGCACGCGGCGATTCACTCCTCATCGTACTCGGCGACATGCTCTTCGAGAAAGGTTACAACACGTTTCTTGCCGCTCACGAGGAACTGGGGTCCTCCGACGCCAGCCTCGGCGTGAAGACTGTCGAGGAGCCCCAGCACTATGGTGTGGCGGAACTCGAAGACGATCGTCGTGTTGAGCGACTCGTCGAAAAACCAGACGAACCAGAGTCGAATTACGCAATTAGCGGAGTCTACGTCGTGGAGAACTCCCCACTGCTCTTCGATGCACTGGCCCACCTAGTCGAGAATAACATCCGCGGCGCCGGAGACGAGTACCAACTAACTGACGCCCTCCAGCGGATGATCGACCAGAACGCGCGCATAGATATCTTCGAGGTCGAGGACTGGTACGACTGCGGACGCCCGGAAACACTTCTTGAGGCGAACCGCGTACTCCTCTCCAAGCTAGACACGAACGGGTCGTCAGCTATCGATAGCGCAGTCGTCGTTCCACCCGTGGATTTCGGTGACAACATCAGTGTCGAGGAGAGTGTGGTCGGACCACACGTTAGCGTAGACGACGGGGCTTCAATCACGAACAGTGTCATTCGAGACAGCATCGTCGGTCAGAATGCGACCCTCGAGAACGTGAACCTCGAGCAGAGCATCGTCGGCGACGGTGCGACGGTCCGGGGCGAAGCGAACCACCTGAACGTTGGCGATAACAGCACCATCAACCTATGA
- a CDS encoding polyprenol phosphate mannosyl transferase 1 (Ppm1) yields MQVSVVVPAHNEEGNLRRLVDRVRTELAEVDFELELVLVDDNSTDSTGRICDEIAEEFDEVTVVHRTTDGGFGNAIKAGLAVASGDALIPFMGDLSDDPADIPKLVGALEEGYDVAYGSRFTSGGQVDGYPPLKLFYNRSFNNLIRLAFGIRARDVTNAFTAYRREVIEEIGVENLESESFDLTAELPLRAHIHGFSSTEVPVSWRSRDAGVSKLNATRKGPLYLKRLAQMFVLGNVAGLRDIVRVVTGGGPVRLLATAVFGLLVLVGFFSVTGFTEVFGVVSGANPTLVAVAALVYLLSFVFRTWRYRVLLRTSGHLASVGGVFRCIVAGWFVNFLVPARAGDVVRGLALKSTEDVPFGVATGLVVVERILDMVTLGTTMLFVAVVVVETQQVSDFAVGALTIAVLLAIGLVAICVLDEHVVSVLEPVLPNASGTMAAFNEALSQVAQNRYALALTALLSAPVWLLEVGTLYVSARAFGVALPAVQTLAAGVAAFLSQVVAVTPAGIGSYESVLAGVLTQFDVAAATGTSLALLDHFTRVAVISVVGTICIVHIGFRSRVYFRERTEPTEDQTVPASVEE; encoded by the coding sequence ATGCAGGTCTCAGTCGTCGTCCCGGCCCACAACGAGGAGGGGAATCTCCGGCGACTAGTGGACCGTGTGCGGACGGAACTCGCCGAAGTCGACTTTGAGTTGGAACTCGTTCTCGTCGACGACAACAGCACCGACTCGACCGGCCGTATCTGCGACGAGATTGCCGAGGAGTTCGACGAGGTGACCGTCGTGCACCGGACCACCGACGGCGGGTTCGGGAACGCAATTAAGGCGGGGCTTGCGGTGGCCTCCGGCGACGCCCTGATTCCGTTCATGGGCGACCTGTCGGACGACCCCGCGGACATCCCGAAACTGGTCGGCGCCTTGGAGGAGGGCTACGACGTCGCCTACGGGTCGCGATTCACATCGGGCGGGCAAGTCGACGGTTATCCCCCGTTGAAGCTGTTCTACAACCGCTCGTTCAACAACCTAATCCGACTCGCGTTCGGCATCCGCGCGAGGGACGTGACGAACGCGTTCACCGCGTACCGGCGCGAAGTCATCGAGGAGATCGGCGTGGAGAACCTCGAATCGGAGAGCTTCGACCTAACCGCGGAGCTCCCGCTACGGGCGCACATCCACGGGTTCAGCAGCACGGAAGTCCCGGTGTCGTGGCGGAGCCGGGACGCGGGCGTGAGCAAGCTCAACGCCACCCGAAAGGGGCCGCTGTACCTGAAACGACTCGCACAGATGTTCGTCCTCGGGAACGTAGCTGGACTGCGAGACATCGTTCGCGTCGTCACAGGCGGCGGCCCGGTGCGCCTGCTCGCCACTGCCGTGTTCGGGCTGCTCGTCCTCGTCGGATTCTTCTCGGTGACGGGGTTCACAGAGGTGTTTGGGGTCGTATCGGGCGCCAACCCTACCCTCGTCGCCGTCGCGGCGCTCGTGTATCTCCTGTCATTCGTCTTCCGAACGTGGCGCTACCGCGTCCTGCTCCGCACGTCCGGCCACCTGGCGAGTGTAGGTGGCGTATTCAGGTGCATTGTCGCCGGGTGGTTCGTAAACTTCCTCGTTCCGGCGCGGGCAGGTGACGTCGTTCGCGGCCTTGCCCTCAAATCCACCGAGGACGTGCCGTTCGGAGTGGCGACCGGATTGGTCGTAGTTGAGCGTATTCTCGACATGGTCACGCTCGGCACAACGATGCTCTTCGTCGCCGTGGTGGTCGTCGAGACCCAGCAAGTGTCCGACTTCGCCGTTGGCGCGCTCACGATTGCGGTGCTGCTCGCAATCGGCCTCGTCGCAATCTGTGTTCTCGACGAACACGTCGTCTCCGTACTCGAACCCGTGCTTCCGAACGCCAGCGGTACCATGGCGGCGTTCAACGAGGCGCTCTCGCAGGTGGCCCAGAACCGTTACGCACTCGCCCTCACTGCACTCCTGAGCGCGCCCGTTTGGTTACTCGAAGTCGGTACGCTGTACGTGAGTGCGCGAGCGTTCGGCGTCGCGCTCCCCGCGGTCCAGACCTTGGCCGCCGGCGTCGCCGCATTCCTCTCGCAGGTCGTCGCCGTGACGCCCGCGGGCATTGGCTCCTACGAGTCGGTCCTCGCAGGGGTGCTCACCCAGTTCGACGTCGCCGCGGCCACCGGGACCTCCCTCGCACTCCTTGACCACTTCACGCGGGTCGCCGTCATCTCCGTCGTCGGCACCATCTGTATCGTCCACATCGGATTCCGCTCGCGGGTCTACTTCCGGGAGCGTACAGAACCGACCGAAGATCAGACCGTGCCCGCGTCTGTGGAGGAGTGA
- a CDS encoding polysaccharide biosynthesis protein — MTEPSELSLGGEAAKGTVAKFGMAIVGFLGTVVFARALGPNSFGGYYLLLTAVQLTIRPVGGWAEAGKKRFSETASDGRSILGSVIAGYVLWTAVAAVGGLLAADVIVEYTGLNAGPVLFVVLVATIGLFEASERLVEATGMMSVTTAIDAVRSYVTFGTQLLLVVGAGAGVVGLALGLAAASLLVVPLLLYVLATAPVLPSREIVESLGSFAVYSVPAELFNTTFDNIDLLLIGALLAADYAGDYQVAFALVVPATFVSEVAAGGLMSRVSNLRSKRRDVVMDVTNSLSYTSVLALPLFAGALALNEPLIRVFFGTEYQTAPALLVGLALARIIMTQNRPLSHVLRGLDDPRADMRVSIVALGLNVVLGVTLGYAYGVYGIVAATIVSEAVRYAALAFVVRRQLGNIELLPRPLLEQTVAAAGMLAIVVGVRSLVTIRGWVSLAVVVSVGVTGYFVLLLGVSRQTRAMLRSVAESLGYASPLSGGRD; from the coding sequence ATGACCGAACCCTCCGAACTGAGCCTCGGCGGCGAGGCGGCGAAGGGAACAGTCGCGAAGTTCGGAATGGCAATCGTCGGATTCCTCGGCACGGTGGTATTCGCGCGGGCGCTCGGCCCGAACTCGTTCGGAGGTTACTACCTGTTGTTGACCGCGGTCCAGCTGACGATTCGTCCAGTCGGCGGCTGGGCAGAAGCCGGGAAGAAGCGGTTCTCCGAGACGGCGAGTGATGGGCGCTCAATTCTGGGGTCCGTCATAGCTGGGTACGTCCTCTGGACGGCCGTCGCTGCCGTCGGCGGATTACTGGCGGCCGACGTCATCGTTGAGTACACTGGCCTCAACGCCGGCCCCGTACTGTTCGTCGTGCTCGTCGCCACCATCGGACTCTTTGAGGCGTCCGAGCGACTCGTGGAAGCGACCGGTATGATGAGCGTGACAACTGCCATCGACGCCGTCCGGTCGTACGTGACGTTCGGCACGCAACTCCTGCTCGTCGTGGGAGCGGGCGCGGGCGTGGTCGGCCTCGCGCTCGGACTGGCGGCCGCGTCTCTGCTCGTGGTGCCGCTCCTCCTGTACGTCCTCGCTACTGCGCCTGTGCTCCCTTCGCGGGAAATCGTTGAGAGTCTCGGTTCGTTCGCCGTCTACAGCGTCCCCGCGGAACTATTCAACACGACGTTCGACAACATTGACCTGCTCCTAATCGGCGCGCTGCTCGCAGCTGACTACGCCGGCGACTACCAAGTTGCGTTCGCACTGGTCGTTCCCGCGACTTTCGTCTCGGAGGTCGCCGCTGGGGGGTTGATGTCCCGCGTGAGTAACCTCAGGAGCAAGCGGCGGGACGTCGTGATGGACGTCACAAACTCGCTGTCGTACACGAGCGTGCTCGCGCTCCCGCTGTTCGCGGGCGCACTCGCACTCAACGAGCCGCTGATTCGCGTGTTCTTCGGCACTGAATACCAGACTGCGCCTGCGCTACTCGTTGGTCTCGCGCTCGCGCGCATTATAATGACCCAGAACCGTCCACTCAGCCACGTCCTTCGCGGACTTGACGATCCGCGGGCGGACATGCGGGTATCGATTGTCGCACTCGGATTGAACGTCGTCCTCGGAGTCACACTGGGATACGCTTACGGTGTGTACGGTATTGTGGCCGCTACAATCGTCTCGGAGGCCGTCCGGTATGCGGCGCTCGCATTCGTCGTCAGGCGACAGTTGGGGAACATCGAACTGCTTCCACGCCCGCTGCTAGAACAGACCGTTGCTGCCGCAGGCATGCTGGCAATCGTCGTTGGGGTCCGTTCCCTTGTCACGATAAGGGGGTGGGTGTCGCTCGCTGTGGTCGTGTCTGTCGGAGTCACCGGATACTTCGTTTTGCTACTCGGCGTGAGCCGTCAGACGCGAGCGATGCTGCGGAGCGTCGCCGAGAGCCTCGGATACGCCAGCCCTCTCTCCGGCGGCCGCGACTGA
- a CDS encoding glycosyl transferase, whose product MHVAFVGGRAPVTPERRGAIEKLTVEYAVALVERGHSATIFTVGEAPPESYVADGVSFEVITEPIAKPPSHVLPPIRFGRTLEDAVRRVHRRDPIDVVHAQFYPHLLGFSAPESTRVVVTEHNAHPWRREQQFIENLSALHAARWQADTWIRRVEAWKVFREADRVYSVSDAQGAWMEAAVPSVSSKRRTMYNFVNTETYRPDAQPEGSVDLLDGPTVLYAGRKVPHKGLHRAVEALPKTETSVSLAVLGPIGSGFDDEDGLPTDTESLDPYLRRVLRTAQDLGVEDRLRFVGYVPDADLPAYYATADAVVFPSVLESFGMVPVEAMACGTPPVVHDEPPMTETVVDGETGRRVPVSAAGVADGIEDVLAADMSAAARDHVIKQFSAEPIVSRQMDSYRDLLDR is encoded by the coding sequence ATGCACGTGGCCTTCGTCGGTGGGCGCGCGCCAGTGACGCCGGAGCGTCGAGGCGCCATCGAGAAACTCACCGTCGAGTACGCTGTCGCGCTCGTCGAACGTGGCCATTCTGCGACAATCTTCACCGTGGGAGAGGCCCCTCCTGAGTCGTACGTCGCCGACGGCGTCTCGTTCGAGGTGATCACCGAACCGATAGCGAAACCGCCGTCTCACGTACTGCCACCGATACGGTTTGGCCGCACGCTCGAAGACGCCGTGCGCCGCGTCCACCGTCGCGACCCGATAGACGTCGTACACGCTCAGTTTTACCCTCACTTGCTCGGGTTCTCGGCGCCCGAGTCGACCCGCGTCGTGGTCACGGAGCACAATGCGCACCCGTGGCGCCGGGAACAGCAATTCATCGAAAACCTCTCGGCGCTGCACGCGGCCCGCTGGCAGGCAGACACCTGGATTCGTCGCGTCGAGGCGTGGAAGGTGTTCCGTGAAGCCGACCGCGTTTACAGCGTCAGTGACGCGCAGGGCGCGTGGATGGAGGCGGCAGTGCCGTCGGTCAGTTCGAAGCGCCGAACGATGTACAACTTCGTCAACACGGAGACGTACCGCCCGGACGCGCAACCAGAGGGGAGCGTCGACCTGCTGGACGGGCCGACGGTCCTGTACGCCGGTCGAAAGGTCCCCCACAAGGGTCTCCATCGAGCGGTCGAAGCACTCCCGAAAACCGAGACCTCCGTCTCGCTCGCGGTGCTCGGCCCCATCGGCTCGGGGTTCGACGACGAGGACGGCCTCCCCACTGACACCGAGTCGCTCGACCCGTACCTGCGGCGCGTGCTCAGGACGGCGCAAGACTTGGGGGTTGAGGACCGACTGAGGTTCGTCGGGTATGTGCCCGACGCCGACCTGCCAGCGTACTACGCAACCGCCGACGCTGTGGTGTTCCCGAGCGTACTCGAATCGTTCGGCATGGTGCCGGTAGAGGCGATGGCATGCGGGACGCCACCTGTCGTGCACGACGAACCGCCGATGACCGAGACAGTCGTTGACGGCGAAACCGGGCGGCGTGTACCGGTCTCCGCGGCAGGCGTCGCGGACGGAATTGAAGACGTGCTCGCCGCGGACATGAGTGCTGCCGCACGTGATCACGTAATCAAGCAGTTCAGCGCGGAGCCCATAGTCAGCCGGCAAATGGATTCATACCGGGATCTCCTCGACCGATGA
- a CDS encoding glycosyl transferase — protein sequence MADEGLDVVHVTAGIVPIHGEFGGGVERHVRSVTTELASRGHDVTVVDRQYGPDDPDALDGVTLRRVSARRVSTGLLDGWADHLINEALYAARLGQAARVVTDADVVHAHNAYAGLRAMRLARRADAAFAYTCHNGMWCADDVNVYERHVARRVEGHLLRSADLPIAVSQAVANGVQEHADASPKVIPNGVDVDLYRPDVSTSDVTESYNLGDRSTVLFVGRLVEAKGVDVLLRAARRVIEVADETPRFVFVGPNKHMFGGSGGDAYERRIDSLLDEQALREHVVFVGQVPDDELRALYAAADVFVLPSRFEAQGMVLTEALASGSPVVGTDVGGIPEVVTADVGSVVPPADREALADAIVEILAANIPRIVPRDYAIEHYSWERIVDEIEAEYWSVT from the coding sequence ATGGCTGACGAAGGCCTTGATGTCGTGCACGTCACGGCGGGTATCGTTCCCATCCACGGGGAGTTCGGCGGCGGCGTCGAGCGCCACGTTCGCTCAGTGACGACCGAACTAGCGTCCCGAGGGCACGACGTCACTGTCGTGGACCGTCAGTACGGTCCCGACGACCCAGACGCGCTGGACGGTGTGACACTTCGCCGTGTATCCGCCCGGCGCGTCTCCACGGGTCTGCTGGACGGGTGGGCCGACCACCTCATCAACGAGGCACTCTACGCGGCACGATTGGGACAGGCTGCCCGTGTGGTCACGGACGCCGACGTGGTCCACGCCCACAACGCCTATGCGGGGCTGCGAGCGATGCGGCTGGCTCGCCGGGCCGACGCAGCGTTCGCTTATACCTGCCACAATGGAATGTGGTGCGCGGACGACGTGAACGTGTACGAGCGACACGTTGCGCGCCGCGTGGAGGGACACCTCCTCCGCAGCGCGGACCTTCCAATCGCCGTCAGCCAGGCGGTAGCCAACGGGGTGCAAGAACACGCAGACGCCAGTCCGAAAGTCATTCCGAACGGCGTTGATGTCGACTTGTACAGGCCAGACGTCTCGACGAGCGATGTCACCGAGAGCTACAACCTCGGCGACCGGTCGACTGTCCTGTTCGTCGGTCGGCTCGTTGAAGCGAAGGGCGTGGACGTGTTGCTCCGGGCGGCGAGGCGAGTGATCGAGGTAGCAGACGAGACTCCGCGGTTCGTCTTCGTCGGTCCGAACAAGCACATGTTCGGCGGGTCGGGCGGCGATGCGTACGAGCGCCGGATCGATTCGCTCCTCGACGAGCAAGCGCTCCGGGAGCACGTCGTTTTCGTGGGACAAGTGCCGGACGACGAGCTGCGAGCGCTGTACGCTGCAGCGGACGTGTTCGTGCTGCCGTCGCGATTCGAGGCACAAGGGATGGTACTCACCGAAGCGCTCGCCAGCGGGTCGCCCGTCGTCGGCACGGATGTCGGTGGCATCCCAGAAGTAGTGACTGCCGACGTCGGCAGCGTTGTCCCCCCGGCTGACAGGGAAGCGCTCGCTGACGCTATCGTCGAAATCCTGGCAGCCAATATCCCGCGGATTGTCCCGCGCGACTACGCAATCGAGCACTACAGCTGGGAGCGAATCGTAGACGAAATAGAAGCCGAGTACTGGAGCGTGACGTAA
- a CDS encoding glycosyl transferase, with product MSDDEYRDSDDDDTPGPAPLTGEAHADLDVEETLSSASVVVASNRVRNYTAESTPEWLETVVRTDPGRNVARNRGVDEASGEWIIVADDDITFPTTMTAMLVEGMSEHHVVGLEDFWPMDWLLTRYMVFHRSVWEAVGGFDEDREHGGDTDFCIRCEKAGARVCKLPRDVVPHHDVDTTLTRSGHLEWLYYLTRHHPVTMAPKLLQFAFQKAGLTRGQYG from the coding sequence ATGTCAGACGACGAATACCGAGACTCCGACGACGATGACACTCCTGGACCCGCCCCCTTGACAGGCGAGGCACACGCCGACCTCGATGTAGAGGAAACGCTTTCGTCGGCGTCCGTCGTCGTCGCGAGCAACCGGGTGCGCAACTACACCGCCGAGAGCACGCCCGAGTGGCTGGAGACCGTTGTCCGGACCGACCCGGGTCGAAACGTCGCGCGCAACCGGGGCGTCGACGAGGCGAGTGGCGAGTGGATAATCGTCGCTGACGACGACATCACGTTCCCCACGACGATGACCGCGATGCTGGTCGAGGGTATGTCCGAACACCACGTCGTCGGTCTCGAAGACTTCTGGCCGATGGACTGGCTGCTGACCAGGTACATGGTGTTCCACCGCTCGGTGTGGGAAGCAGTTGGCGGATTCGACGAGGACAGAGAGCACGGAGGGGACACAGACTTCTGCATCCGCTGTGAAAAAGCAGGTGCGCGTGTCTGCAAGCTACCTCGTGACGTCGTCCCCCACCACGACGTCGACACGACGTTGACTCGCAGCGGGCACCTGGAGTGGCTGTACTATCTCACGCGCCACCATCCCGTGACCATGGCGCCGAAACTCCTCCAGTTCGCCTTCCAGAAAGCGGGGCTGACTCGAGGGCAGTATGGCTGA
- a CDS encoding type 11 methyltransferase, which yields MVGDIYTEADYFRSRFPYDRSKHRIWAEIGSYLDQEYGIDGTVVDVGAGYGYFLSAVSARRKLAVDVSAYPLSRVDEPIDTCLGNATDLPLADDTADVVMASNVLEHLEVEEIRRALTEFRRVLGKDGTLFVITPNFALAPGKYFDDFTHRTILTHRSAADLLAVSGFEVKETVVRFLPFSAEGRVPAFRPLVRLYLALPISPFAGQSLLVAEPKHD from the coding sequence ATGGTCGGTGACATCTATACCGAGGCGGACTACTTCCGCTCCCGGTTTCCGTACGACCGTTCGAAACATCGTATCTGGGCTGAAATTGGGAGTTATCTCGATCAGGAATACGGTATCGACGGTACCGTCGTTGACGTTGGCGCTGGGTACGGCTACTTCCTTTCGGCGGTTTCCGCGCGTCGGAAACTCGCGGTGGACGTCAGCGCATACCCTCTGTCTCGGGTTGACGAGCCCATTGATACGTGTCTCGGAAACGCCACGGACCTGCCGCTCGCCGACGATACCGCCGACGTCGTGATGGCGAGCAACGTTCTCGAACACCTTGAAGTTGAAGAGATTCGGCGCGCATTGACGGAGTTTCGGCGCGTGCTCGGTAAGGACGGCACGTTGTTCGTGATAACGCCGAACTTCGCGCTTGCGCCAGGTAAGTACTTCGACGACTTCACTCACCGGACGATTCTCACCCACCGGTCCGCCGCTGACCTCCTTGCTGTCTCCGGGTTCGAAGTGAAGGAAACAGTCGTTCGATTTCTGCCGTTCTCGGCCGAGGGACGGGTCCCTGCGTTCCGCCCGCTCGTTAGACTCTACTTGGCGCTTCCGATCTCGCCGTTCGCGGGCCAGTCACTGCTGGTCGCGGAGCCGAAACACGACTAA
- a CDS encoding glycosyl transferase, whose product MYCGESVVVGMPAYNESANIATAVTSFLNQEWVDDVVVVDNNSTDGTAKLAEEAGAVVIREPNQGYGYACRRALAEANEQGDLLVLVEPDGTFAARDIEKLLAYSNDFDFVVGTRTARELIWEGANMDPFLRWGNWFVGKILEVLHNTSSLTDVGCTFRLISSDAYEDIRDELTVGGSHFSPEMLVRVASSDTSMIEIPVNYRPREGTSKITGEFLPAFKLGLVMIVFIVKEWVNRK is encoded by the coding sequence ATGTATTGTGGCGAGTCCGTGGTCGTCGGGATGCCGGCGTACAACGAATCGGCGAACATCGCGACTGCGGTGACGTCGTTCTTGAATCAGGAGTGGGTCGATGACGTCGTGGTCGTTGACAACAACTCCACCGACGGGACTGCTAAACTCGCGGAGGAAGCCGGCGCGGTCGTTATCAGAGAACCCAATCAAGGCTATGGGTACGCCTGCCGGCGCGCCCTCGCGGAAGCGAACGAGCAGGGCGACCTACTCGTCCTCGTCGAACCGGACGGGACGTTCGCCGCCCGGGACATCGAGAAACTGCTCGCTTACTCCAACGACTTCGACTTCGTCGTCGGGACCCGCACGGCCCGGGAGCTCATTTGGGAGGGCGCAAACATGGACCCATTCCTCCGGTGGGGGAACTGGTTTGTCGGAAAGATTCTTGAAGTACTACATAACACGTCGTCGCTGACGGACGTAGGCTGCACGTTCCGGCTTATTTCGTCGGACGCCTACGAGGACATTCGTGACGAGTTGACGGTTGGTGGTTCGCACTTCTCCCCCGAAATGCTAGTCCGCGTCGCGAGTAGTGACACGTCGATGATCGAGATTCCAGTCAACTACCGGCCGCGGGAGGGTACGTCGAAGATTACCGGGGAGTTCTTGCCCGCTTTCAAACTCGGGCTTGTGATGATCGTGTTCATTGTGAAAGAATGGGTGAACCGCAAGTAG
- a CDS encoding glycosyl transferase, with protein MRIVLVTHRYPPHTGGVETHVQEIAKRLVDRGHNVIVFSADADEDIPVESSDEGVRVRRFRSLSPGGAFYVAPQMVFAVRRADADVVHAHNYHAFPLFFAALGVTDERFVVTTHYHGESASGLRDRLLSLYRPLGRWAVQKADEVIAVSEWERERLYDDFGIDATVIPNGVDVERFAEAEPEERERPYLLCVGRLEEYKGVQHVIRALTELPGYELLIAGSGPYRGELERVARETDVENRVKFLGHVDDEQLLGLYAGADVYVTLSSFESFGMTVAEALTAGTPCVVRKCAALRDWTSEASVEGVANVTPSAVAAAVSASSSRDSSLDAVETWPTVAERIFERYATARRSL; from the coding sequence ATGAGAATTGTGCTAGTCACCCATCGGTATCCACCACACACAGGTGGCGTTGAGACGCACGTCCAAGAGATCGCGAAGCGCCTGGTTGACCGCGGACACAACGTTATTGTGTTCAGTGCCGACGCCGATGAAGACATCCCAGTCGAGAGTTCGGATGAGGGAGTTCGGGTTCGACGGTTCAGGTCGCTCAGTCCGGGAGGGGCGTTCTACGTCGCGCCGCAGATGGTATTTGCAGTTCGTCGTGCCGACGCCGACGTCGTCCACGCCCACAACTACCACGCGTTCCCGTTATTCTTTGCGGCGCTTGGTGTCACCGACGAACGGTTCGTCGTAACAACCCACTACCATGGAGAGAGTGCAAGCGGACTCCGGGATAGACTCTTGTCGCTGTATCGCCCACTCGGTCGGTGGGCTGTGCAGAAGGCCGACGAGGTTATTGCAGTTAGCGAGTGGGAGCGAGAGCGGCTGTACGATGACTTTGGTATCGACGCGACCGTGATTCCGAATGGCGTTGACGTCGAGCGGTTTGCGGAGGCAGAACCCGAGGAGCGAGAGCGCCCTTATCTGCTCTGTGTTGGTCGGCTGGAGGAGTACAAAGGCGTCCAGCATGTGATTCGAGCGCTGACGGAGCTCCCTGGGTACGAGCTGTTGATTGCCGGAAGTGGCCCGTATCGTGGGGAACTGGAGCGAGTTGCTCGGGAGACGGACGTTGAGAATCGCGTGAAGTTCTTAGGGCACGTTGACGACGAACAGCTATTAGGACTTTACGCTGGTGCTGATGTGTACGTTACGCTCTCGTCGTTCGAGTCTTTCGGGATGACTGTCGCGGAGGCACTCACCGCCGGAACGCCGTGCGTCGTCAGGAAGTGCGCGGCGCTGCGGGATTGGACGAGTGAGGCGAGCGTCGAGGGGGTCGCGAATGTCACGCCGTCGGCCGTCGCCGCCGCCGTCTCGGCGTCGAGTAGTAGAGACTCGAGCCTAGATGCGGTGGAGACGTGGCCAACCGTCGCCGAACGAATTTTCGAACGGTACGCCACGGCGAGACGAAGCCTTTAA